A genomic window from Corvus moneduloides isolate bCorMon1 chromosome 11, bCorMon1.pri, whole genome shotgun sequence includes:
- the RAB43 gene encoding ras-related protein Rab-43, whose product MPGVAALGAGPDPEESYDFLFKLVLIGDASVGKTCLVQRFKTGAFAERQGSTIGVDFTMKSLEIQGKRVKLQIWDTAGQERFRTITQSYYRSANGAILAYDISKRGSFLSIPRWIEDVRKYAGSNIVQLLIGNKSDLSDLREVQLEEAQSLAEHYDNIICAIETSAKDSSNVEEAFVKMATELMMRHGGPMFSEKNTDSIRLDSKALVEGWGCGC is encoded by the exons ATGCCCGGAGTGGCCGCGCTGGGCGCCGGCCCCGACCCCGAGGAGAGCTACGACTTCCTCTTCAAGCTGGTGCTGATCGGGGACGCCAGCGTGGGCAAGACCTGCCTGGTGCAGCGCTTCAAGACCGGGGCCTTCGCCGAGCGCCAGGGCAGCACCATCGGCGTGGACTTCACCATGAAGAGCCTGGAGATCCAGGGCAAGCGGGTGAAG ctgcagatCTGGGACACGGCTGGCCAGGAGAGGTTCCGGACCATCACGCAGAGTTACTATCGCAGCGCCAACGGGGCCATCCTGGCCTACGACATCAGCAAGAGAGGCTCCTTCCTGTCCATCCCTCGCTGGATCGAGGATGTCAGGAAGTATGCTGGCTCCAACATAGTGCAGTTACTGATCG ggAACAAGTCTGACCTAAGTGACCTTAGAGAGGTTCAGCTGGAAGAAGCTCAGAGCCTGGCTGAACACTATGACAATATCATCTGTGCCATAGAGACCTCTGCCAAGGACTCCAGCAACGTGGAGGAGGCCTTTGTGAAGATGGCTACGGAGCTCATGATGAGGCATGGAGGGCCCATGTTCAGTGAGAAGAACACTGACAGCATCAGGCTTGACAGCAAAGCCCTTGTAGAAGGCTGGGGGTGTGGTTGCTGA